The Oryza brachyantha chromosome 6, ObraRS2, whole genome shotgun sequence region AAATTTGTATCCGCGGTACGTACAAGAGCCTATACGTACTCTGAACCACAGtttcagaaaaataatttttaaaaaaaaagtctatgaACTCGAGAGAACACGCTAGCATCAGATATACTCCATTGgtcacaatataaatatatttctattgcATTAgagacaaaataattaaaatttaatttaaatgccattattaaataaaaaaagtagtaTGGAATAAGTGGTAGGTAGATGTCAAAGAAACAGGTTTGAATATGAAATGATTAATGAAATGAGAGGTAGATACTCTAGATAGCAtgatactatttttttctaagatataattaaatttcagAAATGTATTTACGTAGTACTAAGGTAAATACTATTactctctctctgtttcataatgcaaGATATCTGACATATTTGCTTacaatgtttaatcatttgtaatatttaaaaaattataaaaatatcatttattttgcttatgacttactttattataaaaaaaactttaagcatgggttgttatttttttatatttattcttaatttttatataagacaTAAAACATTACAGCTAAACAAAGTCAAACGTGCTACCTACAGAAAACGGTGGCTCGAGTCGCCGTCGTCCACTCGCCTCGCCTGTGCGTCACCGTCGGTGAATCACCGGCAGCGCGGACGTCACGCCGAGTACAAGCTGCGCCCATTTCACCACCGGCCGCCCACCCGCCACCGTCCAGGCATCTGCTTTCGGTGCTTCTTTTCACTCGTGAGCAATGCATGGTTCTCGTAATAtagaaatgattaaaaatgcTGGATCGAAAGTATATTATCAGTCCAACTCTataaattgaagaaaaaacatagaaaaccCTATAGAAATTATTGTTTGGATCAAGCACAGCAAGAACACAGAAACTATAAGAGATAGAGACACAAATTGATTTTTCCAAGAAGCTAAACCCCATGTTaaaaatctttcaaatttctaaaattgttACATTTTGAGGCATTTGTGAGAAATTTTAAAGGAGCTTGGAAGATTGCATTCGTTTGTTTCAAACGGTCGTATGGCAACTCTTTTTTCATATACGAATCTAATACCTCAAAATTTGTCCAAGATTTGTTTGTTCCAAATGAACCCCGATGATTCAAGTGGGAGTTGAGTTTGGTTTGGTTAGGTTAATTCGGTCCGGACAGGGGGGAGTAAAAAGGTGTATCCACGGTGGTAAATCCCATGTGATTTGGAGCAACATGCATGCTCCATGTTTAGAAATGTTTTGAAGGCTCGTCTTCTCCACGACGCCATCTCGCTCGCCCACTCGCCCAcgtcttctcttctctcccgcgcgcgcgctcctcgtCGACTCGCGCTcctcacctcgccgccgcgggaggGTGATCAAACGAACACCCTCCGCCTCGGCTCGTCggaccggccgccgccgccatgtccgccgccgcggcagcggccgatcggaggcgggcggaggcggtcgCGTGGCTGCGCGCGGCGCTGCTCCGGGGCGGgggctccccgccgccgcggccgctcccgccgccgcacgcgtCGGACGGCGAACTTAGGGCCGCGCTCGCGGACGGTGCGCTGCTCTACGCCGCGCTCCGCGGGCTCGGCtgcggccccgccgccggcgacgaggtagGCAGACGCAGGCTCAGGCTCTCCGCCACCACCCCCGCGCTCCCGTCTCTTCTCCACCCCCACGTACTTCCGGCCGGTCGTGATCGTCGCTGGCTATCGCTGCTGTTTCAGGGCGGcccggcggagggggagggcgATGTCGGGAGGTTCCTCGCGGCCGTGGAGCGGATGGGCCTCCCCGGCTTCGCCGCCTCCGACCTCCACACGGTAAGCTTTCTTCCGTGTTGCATCAGAAAACTGGATTAGTAATTGCTTGCGGCTTGCGGGCGATGCTGTTTTGGATTATCGATTTTTGGAGTAGATAGGGACCCGAAATTTGATTGCTGGGCTGTACAGCTTCCCCTCCAAGGAGGAGATTGCAGTGTTTGCTTTCGCTGTAGGTtggttgagacttgagaggGTTGTGACTGACTGACTGATTCTCAATCAATaagatttgttggttcaaaatTCCTTTCTACAGCTtaatttctttccttttaCTGTTCGAAGTTTAATTTGGTCATAATTGATAGTATTTTGTAGTTTCTATACAAGTTAGTTGCGGACTACAAAATGTTTTCTGATGAAAGGCAGGTTCATACCTATCAGTGAGCTGAACACAATCTCTGCGAATCTTTAGCTGTTCAATGATTCTGTTTATGAGAGCTCATCAGCTGAACTACTTCTACAATGTGTTAGTGAGTTGTCGTATTGGAGTTTTATGGATTATTCGTTTGGATGCTTTAACAATAATACTGCAATTTTTAATTGGTATAGAATGTTGCCATGAGACTCTGTTGGTGTTCCGGCTCTTCAATATATTTAAGATGTATCTTCCCGttcttgtttgaattttttttattgacatGATTGGCATTCATCTAGGGCCCAGTATCATCTATTGTTGCCTGTCTCCTTGCACTAAGGGATTATTTTGTATCCCATGATGTGGAGGGCTTAAGCTGTAGCATTCCAGAAAAAGGCATGAGGAACATCATAGAGTTTCCCAGAAGGGAGAACGATCTCAGCACACAAGAAGGCCAAAATATCCCCAAAAGTCCGGCTATGTCAGGTGAAATCTTATTAGTTTTGTGctcaatttttatttagagaagggtattttACCTGGCCTCTATATCCAGTTGGATATATGCAGCCATTAGTTTTGTGCTCAATGCTTTCAACAAACTTTAGTTTTATGAATTATCAACAAAACAATGAGGGCCACGTAGAAAACTTTGCAGAGTTGCTCAATCTTTTTACTGctcataaaaatattgaagaattcaatttttaatgGTCAAAGTTTACTTCTACTGCTAACTTGCACATGAGTAGACTTACGCTATTCATAACTCAATTTACATTCAGGTGGGGTTTCTCCCCCCACCACGCGttgtttattcaaaaaaaagcTATGACATATGTTCTCTTTCTATTGTAGAACCATCATCTCCTTTATCGCAGGCTACATTATCTTCAATATCACGCCATGCTGGGCACAATTTTCATGATGTCTTCCAACTCAGACAAGGATGTTATTTTGATCTGCCCAGTTCAAAAATTTCTGAGATGATGAAATCCACCAGCTTGGATGTAAGTTTCAGATAGTAACTTTTTGTTTGTGAGAAGTTTGACAAAAGATATTTCTTGCCAAAAACAACGATATTTATTCTCTGTATCATGTCAACAATATTGCAGCATGCCCCTACTCAATCACTTTTGACTGTTGTGAATACAATCCTTGATGGGCTTATTGAGAGGAAGAATGGAGAAATTTCTTATGTAGGCTACTCAAAAGCAATGCAGTTAGTTTGTTCTTTTCATGCTTCAAAATTctgatattttttgttcttatcCCCTTTGATCCTACTGAATATAAGTATATCACATTGTTTCCATAGCATGTCGCTTGCTTGTTGAGAAAGATCATACTAGAGATTGAGCGGCGTATTTCTACTCAGGCAGAGCATATAAGAAATGTAAGGAGTACTTATTCCtagttatttttcatatcATTCCTTTTGTAATAGTTGCTTGGATGCAGCAAAATAACCTTATGAAAGCACGCGAAGAGAAATATAAATCAAGGATAACAGTGCTAGAGGCACTAGCAAGTGGGACAGGTAGACAAACACATGTAAAGTCATGTGCAGAAAATGGAAAAGCACATGTAAGAATCAATGGCATTGATCTCTGTCAATGAAAATTTCAATGTAAATGAAAATTGCCTTATATTGTCTTTCAGGTCTCTGCAGATCATcatatgaatgaaaaagaagaaagtaaAGACACAATTATGAAATTAAATCAAGAACTAGAAGCACTGAAATCATCATATGAAGAGACCAATATCATGTTAGAATCTAAGAAGAAAGAGGTACTTCAGCTTTTGATGGACAAGGAGAACATTGACTATACAGTATCGCAACTCAAGCAAGATCTTGCAATAGAAAGATCACATCAGACACATATTCAAGAAATGGAGACTAGGGCTTTGCAGGCACACaagaaactagaaaaaaagataatggaAATGGAACACAGGCTAGAAGATTCTAAAAGTAGAACTAGAGATATTGAGGAATTGTTAGAATCAAGAAGACAAGCATGGGAGCAAAAGGAAATTGCACTGAATCAATTTGTAGGTTTTCAAACACAGAACATTCAGGTATTGACTGGTTAGGTTGCTTTTCTCTCTATATTTCTTTGAAAAACTTGTAAGGTCATCATTTAAGCTTAAAGTTGTTCCCTACCAGGATTTGAGGTTGTCTTCTGTTTCCATCAGGCATGAAATCCTACACTGCCAGCAAAAATGGTCTGAAGAACTTTATGACCTAGGTGAGAAGAAACGAATCACTGTTTTAATCCACATGGTATAGACATATTATAGTTTTCATTTTATATCATGGTATTGAGAATGCCATTTACACCTATGCAGGACGAAGCCTTAAGGTATTGACGAATGCTGCAGAAAATTATCATGCTACTCTCGAAGAAAATCGAAAATTATTCAATGAGGTTCAAGAGTTAAAAGGTTACAAAGCAGACATCATTCCtcattttatatattgatattcTTATTTCTATCAGCCTCTTAGAATTATGCTTATTTATCAGGAAATATCAGAGTCCATTGTCGGATAAGACCTTTTCTCCCTGGAGAAGATCAGACATCTACTACAATTGAATATGGTAGCGATAATGGCGaactaattttagaaaatccTGGAAAACAaggaaaggaaggaaaaaaacttTTCAAATTCAACAAAGTTCTTGGCCCCTCTGCTAGTCAAGGTaagaataaaaacaattaatgttGACTAGTTGAATGCCTCTGCGTTGCAATGGAATTAAAAGAAAGTTCGAAATATTAATCCATGAATTCATATCCATGTTGGAATTTGGTATCCTCCCTTAAATTCTTTGTTTATTAGTACGGTTTTGATATATAACTCAGTAGCTCATATTACTCTTGTCAAAATAAAGGTCATTGTTTTatgggcccacatgttagGAGCTAGTGGTGGCAAGTGGGCAGATTCACCATTCACCACACCACCGCTTGAGTTTTCTAAAGGACCATAGATTATACTATTTGTCCTGAGAAGCACCAAATTTTGTGGTGCTAACATGGAGTGTATGTTGATTGTTTATTCATTTTCTGGCTAGACGAGGTATTCAAGGACATTCAACCACTAATTAGATCAGTTCTTGATGGCTATaatgtttgtatttttgcGTATGGTCAAACTGGATCAGGAAAAACCTACACAATGGTATGGTGCTGtaagcataaaaatattcatctgATTTATGTCATTGATAAGAAACACTATTGACATTATTAATGTTCTTGCTATgttgtttttacaaatatcAGACTGGACCTGAAAATGCAACCGAGATGGATTGGGGTGTCAATTACAGAGCTCTGAATGACCTATTCCATATCTCACTGAGTAGAAGAGACACAATCATGTATGAAGTTAGTGTTCAGATGATTGAAATATACAATGAACAAATCCACGATCTCCTCAGCACCAGTGGGTCAAAGAAATATCCTTTTGGACACAGGCATATAGTAATAGAATCATTTATTGACAACTTTGCACTAGTAATTTGCGAACTCCATTGGGAAGTGTTATGCACATGAATTTCCAAGCAATCCATTTCCATTTCATGGAACTTGGTTTCATCCAATGTCCACAATATGTCACTAATGTCTCAGTCACAATAAATGGCGTATTGCAGTCTCATTTCAAGTGAATATATGTAGAAATGTGAAAACATAGTTGGACACCACTTTATCACTCTAAAATAGTCTAGATATGTAACAAGACATCCATTAAACCTCCACAAGAAGTGCTTCCCTGTTTTTCTTTAACTTGCGCACACTTGGGATTTTGAATGCCAGCCAACCGAATGGGTTTGCTGTCCCTGATGCAACAAAGCATCTTGTCAACTCAAGTTCTGATGTTATTGAATTAATGGGTATAGGACTTAAGAACAGATCTATAGGTGCGACAGCATTGAATGAAAGAAGCAGTAGATCTCACAGGTAAAATTTCATGTTTCATGATTCCGGTACCATTTCCTTTCTCCTTCTATTCAAATATAAGCTTGTGTAATCTTGCAGCATAGTTACTATACACATTCAAGGTGTTGATTTGAAAACCGGAGCTACTTTGCGTGGTGCACTACATCTCGTTGATCTTGCTGGAAGTGAGAGGGTGGATCGCTCTGCTGCTACAGGAGATAGACTAAAAGAAGCACAACACATCAACAAATCTTTGTCTGCTCTCGGAGAtgtcatattttctttatcaCAGAAGAATGCTCATGTACCATACCGAAACAGCAAGCTTACACAAGTTCTGCAAAATTCTTTGGGTACTTACCTTTCCTAATCAATTATATAACAttgttttaagatttttaaccTAAAAGATTTCATGTTTAGGTGGGCATGCAAAGACGCTGATGTTCGTGCAGATAAATCCAGATGTATCTTCTTATGCAGAGACTTTAAGTACTTTGAAGTTTGCTGAAAGAGTGTCTGGAGTGGAGTTAGGTGTTGCAAAGTCCAATAAAGAGGGTAAAGAAATTAGAGAATTCAGGGAGCAGGTGACAATTTCTATTTTCCTTTTACTGACTATGAAACTGCTCTTGTTTGTACGATGACACATTACCTGCCTCagtcatttatatatattctatgttGTAACAAGTACCTAAGGTGCAATTATCcttatttcatgaaaaaaaaagacactgTAGATGGTTTAGGTAAAATTTTGTCGGCATGAGATGGAATTACTGttattttcatcatatattCTTCACATTgctaacaaaagaaaaaccaatTGATTACTATAAAACCTTTTTCAATCTGCAGCTCTCACTGCTTAAAGATAAAATTGCAAAGAAGGATGAACAAATCAACCGGCTGCAACTACAGAGTCATTCTCCAAGGGAAAGGATAGAAAAACGTGCTGATTCCTTCCTAAAACATTCGTCATCTTCCCCAGGCATATCATCACTAGGAAGCAAAATCCAACATCGAAGAACAGCATCTGGTGGAAAGATAAAGATCATTGGCAGTAGAGCAGGTTCTGATGTTGACAACTTCTCTGACATCAGTGACAGACATTCTGAAGCTGATTCTATGCAATCTGTTGATGATATCCAACAGTCAAGGGAGATTATGCGCCTTTCTAAGCTCTCTATGGGTGAGATAGGACATAATTCTGTTGACCCTGAGCTTCCTTGCTTTGGCTATGCTGATTCAGAGGGGATGCTAAGCGACATATCAGACAGTGGTCTTTCCATGAGTGCAGAAACTGATTGTTCTATGAGCAGTGTGGTTGAGCTCACACTCTTACCAGAGCAGGAGAGAATATCTGACACTCAGAAAGAGCAACACATGGCACCAAGCACTCCGAAAGATCGGTTGTAAGTACTTTCTGTTCTTTAGTAAATTAATAACAACTAGTCGGTGAGAAACAATCTGGCCAATCAAAGAACATGAGAGTCCGTATgatcctaaaaaaaattatggtagTTACATACGTTTGTTTCATGACCCTTAACTTACCTGTTCCTTATCCGCTCATATGCTTCTGACACTTTAGCATGAATAGTACTGTATAGTAGCATTAGGGTTAGGGGAGGTTTTACCCTTCCATTTCTAAATAGGAATatgtattttctaaataatttttgataGGGGTTAGCTAGTTGATGTGCATATATTAGTTGTGCCTAGATAAAAAGTTAGATACATGGTTTGTTGGGAAGATTGATACTCTTATCATCAAGGGTTAtgtcggtactccatgtaaagaGTACACGATGTACTAGACGATCAGCTCATTCCAGTAAACCCCTGAGCGTCCTTATACTGTAAGAGAAACCTTATTGCTAGTAGAGAGGCGAGTAGCCAAGTACCTTTTCTCTAGTCTTTGGATCACTTACCCAAGTCAATACTAATAAATGTAAGCACTTGTTCTTCTTCAAACAGGCATAGGGTGGCCACTCGAGCGCAGAGGACAACTACACCAAGATCACCACAATCGCCTACCTTGTGGCCTAAACTAAGAGATCCGCCACCTCCTAGATCTCCAGGTAAATTTCACTTATGAAGCTTTCCTTCTTTCTAAGTGTGAATTTCTTTAATGTGCCCTCTGGAAAGAACAGGCTGCACACATAAGGCATGGCATACTGATATACTTGAGAAGAGAGATGTAATTACGTATCGACAGAAGCTGGACGAAAACCATGAAAAATCGAGGTTTCAGGGTGAGACCGATAAGGGTTACTGGGGAGGAATTCAACAGATTTTGgaagatataaaatttgaaagaaaagaactagaaaaacatataaatactatGATATTTTTGCCAGGGTGGATAAATACTATGATATTAGTAGCACTTATTGTTAGAGTTAgagtgtataaagtgaattaCCTGCTTTTTCCTATCAGTTTAGGCTTTTAGGTATAACTGACTGATGCATACAACttaacatggtatcagagccagagGCCTCGAGTTCAAATCCTGGCTAGCgcacaattaattatattaattgcAGCCCACTCCAATATTCTCGTCTTTCCCTATCAACTTAGGCTTTTAGGTGCAACTGGCTGgtgcatgcaacttaacaCTTATTGGCATAAATGTTTTCAAAAGAGTTTGAATTAGTCCATCTAggcataaatatttgatgtttaggacaatttggtcaaacttgtAAATTCCAGAAAtacttagtttaaaaacaacaaaaatgataTGCGTATATTTGTCTTGGAAGTTAACAGTAAACTTATTaggttttataaatatattatagtataaaattgGTGGTCGGACTTTCAAAAGTTTGACcaagtgtcaaatatttatgactcGAGGGAGTATGTgcatttttttactgaaacaaaaaggaaatttttgactgaaacaaaaaggaaaaaaatgtgaaaaagaTACGAAGCTCTTAGTGGGCCGAAAGGTCAGTGAACCATAATGCTAGGATTCCTCCATGCTTAATGCCCAAGTCCGCAGCATGGACCAGACATT contains the following coding sequences:
- the LOC102718656 gene encoding kinesin-like protein KIN-14M isoform X1 — translated: MGLPGFAASDLHTGPVSSIVACLLALRDYFVSHDVEGLSCSIPEKGMRNIIEFPRRENDLSTQEGQNIPKSPAMSEPSSPLSQATLSSISRHAGHNFHDVFQLRQGCYFDLPSSKISEMMKSTSLDHAPTQSLLTVVNTILDGLIERKNGEISYHVACLLRKIILEIERRISTQAEHIRNQNNLMKAREEKYKSRITVLEALASGTGRQTHVKSCAENGKAHVSADHHMNEKEESKDTIMKLNQELEALKSSYEETNIMLESKKKEVLQLLMDKENIDYTVSQLKQDLAIERSHQTHIQEMETRALQAHKKLEKKIMEMEHRLEDSKSRTRDIEELLESRRQAWEQKEIALNQFVGFQTQNIQDLRLSSVSIRHEILHCQQKWSEELYDLGRSLKVLTNAAENYHATLEENRKLFNEVQELKGNIRVHCRIRPFLPGEDQTSTTIEYGSDNGELILENPGKQGKEGKKLFKFNKVLGPSASQDEVFKDIQPLIRSVLDGYNVCIFAYGQTGSGKTYTMTGPENATEMDWGVNYRALNDLFHISLSRRDTIMYEVSVQMIEIYNEQIHDLLSTSGSKKLGILNASQPNGFAVPDATKHLVNSSSDVIELMGIGLKNRSIGATALNERSSRSHSIVTIHIQGVDLKTGATLRGALHLVDLAGSERVDRSAATGDRLKEAQHINKSLSALGDVIFSLSQKNAHVPYRNSKLTQVLQNSLGGHAKTLMFVQINPDVSSYAETLSTLKFAERVSGVELGVAKSNKEGKEIREFREQLSLLKDKIAKKDEQINRLQLQSHSPRERIEKRADSFLKHSSSSPGISSLGSKIQHRRTASGGKIKIIGSRAGSDVDNFSDISDRHSEADSMQSVDDIQQSREIMRLSKLSMGEIGHNSVDPELPCFGYADSEGMLSDISDSGLSMSAETDCSMSSVVELTLLPEQERISDTQKEQHMAPSTPKDRLHRVATRAQRTTTPRSPQSPTLWPKLRDPPPPRSPVSTSTGKIRVTQATSSSRNSSTQKRWT
- the LOC102718656 gene encoding kinesin-like protein KIN-14M isoform X2 translates to MKAREEKYKSRITVLEALASGTGRQTHVKSCAENGKAHVSADHHMNEKEESKDTIMKLNQELEALKSSYEETNIMLESKKKEVLQLLMDKENIDYTVSQLKQDLAIERSHQTHIQEMETRALQAHKKLEKKIMEMEHRLEDSKSRTRDIEELLESRRQAWEQKEIALNQFVGFQTQNIQDLRLSSVSIRHEILHCQQKWSEELYDLGRSLKVLTNAAENYHATLEENRKLFNEVQELKGNIRVHCRIRPFLPGEDQTSTTIEYGSDNGELILENPGKQGKEGKKLFKFNKVLGPSASQDEVFKDIQPLIRSVLDGYNVCIFAYGQTGSGKTYTMTGPENATEMDWGVNYRALNDLFHISLSRRDTIMYEVSVQMIEIYNEQIHDLLSTSGSKKLGILNASQPNGFAVPDATKHLVNSSSDVIELMGIGLKNRSIGATALNERSSRSHSIVTIHIQGVDLKTGATLRGALHLVDLAGSERVDRSAATGDRLKEAQHINKSLSALGDVIFSLSQKNAHVPYRNSKLTQVLQNSLGGHAKTLMFVQINPDVSSYAETLSTLKFAERVSGVELGVAKSNKEGKEIREFREQLSLLKDKIAKKDEQINRLQLQSHSPRERIEKRADSFLKHSSSSPGISSLGSKIQHRRTASGGKIKIIGSRAGSDVDNFSDISDRHSEADSMQSVDDIQQSREIMRLSKLSMGEIGHNSVDPELPCFGYADSEGMLSDISDSGLSMSAETDCSMSSVVELTLLPEQERISDTQKEQHMAPSTPKDRLHRVATRAQRTTTPRSPQSPTLWPKLRDPPPPRSPVSTSTGKIRVTQATSSSRNSSTQKRWT